The Lachnospiraceae bacterium oral taxon 500 genome window below encodes:
- a CDS encoding type Z 30S ribosomal protein S14: MAKKSMIVKQQREPRFSTQGYTRCRICGRPHSVLKKFGICRVCFRELAYKGQIPGVKKASW, translated from the coding sequence ATGGCTAAAAAATCAATGATCGTTAAGCAGCAGCGCGAACCCAGATTTTCTACACAAGGGTATACCCGCTGCCGAATCTGCGGAAGACCTCATTCCGTATTAAAGAAGTTCGGAATTTGCAGAGTATGTTTCAGAGAATTGGCCTACAAGGGTCAAATCCCGGGCGTTAAGAAAGCCAGCTGGTAA
- a CDS encoding 50S ribosomal protein L5 has translation MSRFKVKYQEQIVSELKKKFNYKSVMQVPKIEKIVINMGVSDARENAKALENAAEELGLITGQKPLITKAKKSIAAFKLREGMNIGCKVTLRGDKMYDFLDRLISIALPRVRDFRGVNPDSFDGRGNYALGIKEQIIFPEIQYDKVDKVRGMDVIIVTTAHSDEEGRELLAQFGMPFRK, from the coding sequence TTGAGTCGTTTTAAGGTAAAATACCAGGAACAGATTGTTAGTGAATTAAAGAAAAAGTTTAATTATAAAAGCGTGATGCAGGTGCCGAAGATTGAAAAGATCGTGATCAACATGGGCGTCAGTGATGCCAGAGAAAACGCCAAGGCGCTGGAAAACGCAGCTGAGGAATTGGGTTTGATCACCGGTCAAAAGCCCCTTATCACCAAAGCAAAAAAATCAATCGCGGCTTTTAAATTAAGAGAAGGCATGAACATCGGCTGCAAAGTTACTCTGCGCGGCGACAAGATGTATGATTTCTTAGACCGTTTAATCTCGATCGCCTTACCTCGGGTTAGAGACTTTCGCGGCGTAAATCCGGATTCTTTTGACGGACGCGGCAACTATGCGCTGGGAATCAAGGAACAGATTATTTTTCCGGAGATTCAGTACGATAAGGTGGATAAGGTGCGCGGCATGGACGTTATTATCGTAACGACTGCTCACAGTGATGAAGAAGGCCGTGAATTGCTGGCGCAATTCGGAATGCCGTTTAGAAAGTAG
- a CDS encoding 50S ribosomal protein L24, which translates to MKIKVNDKVRVIAGKDLGKEGKVLKVDHKNRRVLVEGIAKATKHTKPSAANRQGGIVHQEAFIDVSNVMYLHNGKPTRLGIKVVQEEVDGKMKNVRYRVAKSTGDVIDEKRR; encoded by the coding sequence ATGAAGATAAAAGTTAACGATAAGGTCAGAGTAATTGCCGGCAAAGATTTGGGTAAAGAGGGCAAAGTGCTGAAGGTTGACCACAAAAACCGCAGAGTGCTGGTAGAAGGCATCGCCAAAGCGACCAAGCATACCAAGCCAAGCGCAGCCAACCGTCAGGGCGGGATCGTTCATCAGGAAGCCTTTATTGATGTATCCAATGTTATGTACCTGCATAATGGCAAGCCGACAAGACTCGGAATTAAAGTGGTTCAGGAAGAAGTGGACGGCAAGATGAAGAACGTTCGGTATCGTGTCGCCAAGTCAACCGGCGATGTGATTGACGAAAAGAGGAGGTAA
- a CDS encoding 50S ribosomal protein L14: MIQQESRLKVADNTGAKELLCIRVMGGSTRRYARIGDVIIATVKSATPGGVVKKGDVVKAVVVRTTNQTRRSNGSYIRFDQNAAVILREDGTPKGTRIFGPVARELREKNYMKILSLAPEVL; this comes from the coding sequence ATGATTCAACAGGAATCAAGATTAAAGGTGGCAGACAATACCGGCGCCAAAGAACTACTTTGCATTCGCGTCATGGGCGGATCCACCAGAAGATACGCAAGGATCGGAGATGTTATCATTGCGACTGTTAAAAGCGCAACACCAGGCGGCGTTGTAAAAAAAGGCGACGTAGTCAAGGCGGTCGTAGTGCGCACTACCAACCAAACCAGAAGAAGCAACGGTTCTTATATCCGCTTTGATCAAAACGCAGCGGTTATTCTGAGAGAAGACGGAACGCCGAAGGGCACCCGTATTTTTGGACCGGTTGCCAGAGAGCTGAGAGAGAAAAATTACATGAAGATTTTGTCTCTTGCTCCGGAAGTTCTTTAG
- a CDS encoding 30S ribosomal protein S17, giving the protein MAEERNMRKTRVGIVSSDKMDKTITVKVETNVKHPLYGKVVKQTKKLKAHDENNECKIGDRVRVMETRPLSKDKHWRLVEIIEKAK; this is encoded by the coding sequence ATGGCAGAAGAAAGAAATATGAGAAAAACTCGGGTCGGTATCGTTTCGAGTGATAAAATGGATAAAACCATTACCGTAAAAGTCGAAACCAACGTAAAGCATCCGCTGTACGGCAAGGTTGTAAAGCAGACGAAGAAATTAAAGGCGCATGATGAAAACAACGAATGCAAAATCGGCGACCGGGTGCGCGTCATGGAAACCAGACCGCTGTCTAAGGATAAGCACTGGAGATTAGTAGAAATTATCGAAAAAGCAAAATAG
- a CDS encoding 50S ribosomal protein L29 — MKSSKYMEELLNKSAAELNEDLVSAKKELFNLRFQNATNQLSNTGRIKEVRRNIARIQTVLTAQSKKA; from the coding sequence ATGAAATCATCTAAATATATGGAAGAATTATTAAATAAGTCCGCAGCGGAATTAAACGAAGACCTTGTGAGCGCGAAAAAAGAATTGTTTAACCTCAGATTTCAAAATGCGACCAATCAGTTAAGCAACACCGGTCGGATTAAAGAGGTGCGCAGGAACATTGCCCGGATCCAAACCGTTCTGACCGCTCAAAGCAAGAAAGCATAG
- a CDS encoding 50S ribosomal protein L16 encodes MLMPKRTKYRKQFRMKMRGRATRGNKINYGEYGIIALEPGWIKANQIEAARVAATRHMRRGGKLWIKIFPDKPITATPAETRMGKGKGAVEYYVAVVRPDRVMFEIGGVSETVAKEALRLATHKLPIKCKVVSKADLEGGE; translated from the coding sequence ATGTTAATGCCGAAGAGAACAAAATATCGTAAGCAATTCCGCATGAAAATGCGCGGAAGAGCAACACGCGGAAATAAAATCAATTATGGTGAATATGGAATCATTGCATTAGAGCCGGGCTGGATCAAGGCAAATCAGATCGAAGCTGCCCGTGTGGCTGCTACCCGTCACATGCGTCGTGGCGGTAAGTTATGGATTAAGATTTTCCCGGATAAGCCTATTACGGCAACTCCCGCTGAAACTCGTATGGGTAAAGGTAAAGGTGCGGTAGAGTATTATGTGGCAGTAGTTCGGCCGGATCGCGTCATGTTCGAGATCGGCGGCGTCAGCGAAACGGTTGCCAAAGAAGCGTTGAGACTTGCGACACATAAGTTGCCGATCAAGTGCAAGGTAGTGTCGAAAGCTGATTTAGAAGGCGGTGAGTAG